One segment of Gopherus flavomarginatus isolate rGopFla2 chromosome 8, rGopFla2.mat.asm, whole genome shotgun sequence DNA contains the following:
- the NME9 gene encoding thioredoxin domain-containing protein 6 isoform X2 has product MNRRSCLGRNYTARERWRHQRLEIMASKKKELILQVTINNQELWEEMLGFKGLIVVDVYQGWCGPCRTVVNLFRKIRNELGDDLLHFAVAEVDSIDALENYRGKCEPTFLFYAGGELVAVVRGANAPLLQKTILDQLEAERKVLEQGAERVVIKDEALSKEGEDATIIQEEE; this is encoded by the exons ATGAACAGGAGGAGTTGCCTGGGGAGAAACTATACAGCAAGAGAACGCTGGAGACATCAGCGCTTGGA AATAATGGCCAGTAAGAAGAAGGAGCTAATACTGCAG GTTACTATCAATAACCAGGAGCTTTGGGAGGAAATGTTGGGTTTCAAAGGACTGATAG TTGTTGATGTGTATCAGGGCTGGTGTGGTCCATGCAGAACAGTCGTGAACCTTTTCAGAAAAATAAGGAATGAGCTTGGTGATGACCTCCTGCATTTTGCTGTG GCTGAAGTAGATTCCATTGATGCTCTAGAGAACTACAGAGGAAAATGTGAACCTACCTTTCTGTTTTATGCA GGAGGAGAATTAGTAGCTGTTGTAAGAGGAGCCAATGCACCACTGTTACAGAAAACGATCCTGGACCAGCTGGAGGCAGAAAGGAAGGTTTTAGAACAAGGAGCAGAACGTGTGGTG ATTAAGGATGAAGCCCTCTCCAAGGAAGGAGAAGATGCCACCATCATTCAGGAAGAAGAATAG
- the NME9 gene encoding thioredoxin domain-containing protein 6 isoform X4, with protein MNRRSCLGRNYTARERWRHQRLEIMASKKKELILQVTINNQELWEEMLGFKGLIVVDVYQGWCGPCRTVVNLFRKIRNELGDDLLHFAVAEVDSIDALENYRGKCEPTFLFYAIKDEALSKEGEDATIIQEEE; from the exons ATGAACAGGAGGAGTTGCCTGGGGAGAAACTATACAGCAAGAGAACGCTGGAGACATCAGCGCTTGGA AATAATGGCCAGTAAGAAGAAGGAGCTAATACTGCAG GTTACTATCAATAACCAGGAGCTTTGGGAGGAAATGTTGGGTTTCAAAGGACTGATAG TTGTTGATGTGTATCAGGGCTGGTGTGGTCCATGCAGAACAGTCGTGAACCTTTTCAGAAAAATAAGGAATGAGCTTGGTGATGACCTCCTGCATTTTGCTGTG GCTGAAGTAGATTCCATTGATGCTCTAGAGAACTACAGAGGAAAATGTGAACCTACCTTTCTGTTTTATGCA ATTAAGGATGAAGCCCTCTCCAAGGAAGGAGAAGATGCCACCATCATTCAGGAAGAAGAATAG
- the NME9 gene encoding thioredoxin domain-containing protein 6 isoform X1: MNRRSCLGRNYTARERWRHQRLEIMASKKKELILQVTINNQELWEEMLGFKGLIVVDVYQGWCGPCRTVVNLFRKIRNELGDDLLHFAVAEVDSIDALENYRGKCEPTFLFYAGGELVAVVRGANAPLLQKTILDQLEAERKVLEQGAERVVVIKGLNIYIHAGMLSQERIPSSS, encoded by the exons ATGAACAGGAGGAGTTGCCTGGGGAGAAACTATACAGCAAGAGAACGCTGGAGACATCAGCGCTTGGA AATAATGGCCAGTAAGAAGAAGGAGCTAATACTGCAG GTTACTATCAATAACCAGGAGCTTTGGGAGGAAATGTTGGGTTTCAAAGGACTGATAG TTGTTGATGTGTATCAGGGCTGGTGTGGTCCATGCAGAACAGTCGTGAACCTTTTCAGAAAAATAAGGAATGAGCTTGGTGATGACCTCCTGCATTTTGCTGTG GCTGAAGTAGATTCCATTGATGCTCTAGAGAACTACAGAGGAAAATGTGAACCTACCTTTCTGTTTTATGCA GGAGGAGAATTAGTAGCTGTTGTAAGAGGAGCCAATGCACCACTGTTACAGAAAACGATCCTGGACCAGCTGGAGGCAGAAAGGAAGGTTTTAGAACAAGGAGCAGAACGTGTGGTGGTAATCAAGGGTCTCAATATATACATCCATGCAGGCATGTTGTCACAAGAAAGGATCCCTTCCTCCTCATAA
- the NME9 gene encoding thioredoxin domain-containing protein 6 isoform X3, with product MASKKKELILQVTINNQELWEEMLGFKGLIVVDVYQGWCGPCRTVVNLFRKIRNELGDDLLHFAVAEVDSIDALENYRGKCEPTFLFYAGGELVAVVRGANAPLLQKTILDQLEAERKVLEQGAERVVVIKGLNIYIHAGMLSQERIPSSS from the exons ATGGCCAGTAAGAAGAAGGAGCTAATACTGCAG GTTACTATCAATAACCAGGAGCTTTGGGAGGAAATGTTGGGTTTCAAAGGACTGATAG TTGTTGATGTGTATCAGGGCTGGTGTGGTCCATGCAGAACAGTCGTGAACCTTTTCAGAAAAATAAGGAATGAGCTTGGTGATGACCTCCTGCATTTTGCTGTG GCTGAAGTAGATTCCATTGATGCTCTAGAGAACTACAGAGGAAAATGTGAACCTACCTTTCTGTTTTATGCA GGAGGAGAATTAGTAGCTGTTGTAAGAGGAGCCAATGCACCACTGTTACAGAAAACGATCCTGGACCAGCTGGAGGCAGAAAGGAAGGTTTTAGAACAAGGAGCAGAACGTGTGGTGGTAATCAAGGGTCTCAATATATACATCCATGCAGGCATGTTGTCACAAGAAAGGATCCCTTCCTCCTCATAA